A genomic stretch from Papio anubis isolate 15944 chromosome 18, Panubis1.0, whole genome shotgun sequence includes:
- the PRM2 gene encoding protamine-2, with protein MVRYRMRSLSERPHGQQVHGQDQGHNGQEEQGLSPEHVEVYERTHRGHSYHRRRRCSRRRLHRIHRRRHRSCRRRRRRSCRHRRRHRRGCRTRRRRCRRH; from the exons ATGGTCCGATACCGCATGAGGAGCCTGAGCGAACGCCCGCACGGGCAGCAGGTGCATGGGCAAGACCAAGGACACAACGGCCAAGAGGAGCAGGGGCTGAGCCCGGAGCACGTCGAGGTCTACGAAAGGACCCACCGAGGCCACTCTTACCATAGGCGCAGGCGCTGCTCTCGAAGGAGGCTGCACCGGATCCACAGACGGCGGCATCGCTCCTGCAGAAGGCGCAGAAGACGCTCCTGCAGGCACCGGAGGAGGCATCGCAGAG GCTGCAGAACCAGGAGGAGAAGATGCAGAAGGCACTAA
- the PRM3 gene encoding protamine-3, whose protein sequence is MGSRCAKLNTGHSPGHSTGHSTGHSMGHSMGHGRGHESSMKKLVACVSQDNFSLSSEGEEEEEEEEEGEEEEEEELPVQGKLLLMEPERQEEGQEDNAEAQKSPESKQTHS, encoded by the coding sequence ATGGGTTCCCGCTGTGCCAAGCTCAACACAGGCCACAGCCCAGGCCACAGCACAGGCCACAGCACAGGCCACAGTATGGGCCACAGCATGGGCCATGGCCGGGGCCATGAATCCTCCATGAAGAAGCTCGTGGCCTGCGTCAGTCAAGATAACTTCTCCTTGTCAtcagagggtgaggaggaggaggaagaggaggaggaaggggaagaggaggaggaagaagagctgCCAGTGCAGGGCAAGCTGCTGCTGATGGAGCCTGAGCGGCAGGAGGAGGGCCAGGAGGACAACGCCGAGGCCCAGAAGAGCCCCGAGTCCAAGCAGACACACTCCTGA